From the genome of Neorhodopirellula lusitana:
CCATCGGCTTCGACATCAATGCCGAACTCCGTTCCCACATTGACTAGCTCCACCGATGGTGCCATCACCACAAATCCTCGGGCAGGCTCAGGCACTTGGACTCGGAGTCTTCCCGAGTGGCAAGCGACACGCGAATCGCTGAGGATATCGAGTGAGGCAGGACCTTCGGCGACCACGGTTGTTCCGCCGTAAAACTCCAACTGCAACAGCCCGGTGTCCCATGAAAATGGTCCTGGAGGAATCGTGTTACCGACTGCCCAGTTTTTTGTCTGAGATCCCATCAGACCTGAAACTTGCGTCAGTACGGCAACGCCGGTGTCCGTCTCGACGTTTTTGACACTCGTGACAGCGGGAATGTTGAAGTTGTGGTTTTCCGGTTTGCCATCGTGTTGCCATAAGACAACGACCAGGATCAGTGTCGCGACCGCCGCAGTCACCCAGCCCGCCATGCTCCGTGACATTTGCCAAGCAGTTGCAGTGTTTGGCAGCCGAACCGGGGTGGATTGCGGAGGGGCTTCGCGATTAGCCGACGCGATCACCTGTTGGATAAACGCCCCCGAGTCCTCGCTGGCGTTGGCCCGAACTTCGAGCGAATCAACGAAACGGTCATCGCTTCGCAACTCGTCTTCATACTGCGAGAGTCGGTCGCTCATCATTAAATGCTGACGAAGTTGCATCAGTAACTCGTCGTTTGCTGACACCATCTGTGTCAGTTCGTCCATTTGGTCGTCTACGATCTCGTCATCGAGCAACAGGTGCAGCAACTCTTCGAAACGCTTTTCTTTCATCATTCAGCCCTCCACCATCCGCAACTCGACGCACTGTTTCAATTGTTGTCGGATCCTGCCAAGTGCTTGCCGTACAGCCGCGGGAGTCATCCCAAAGTGATCCGCCAGATCTGGAGCTTTCCAGCCATCGCGATAGCGTCCGGACACCAGTTGTCGACTTTTCGGAGCCAACTGCTCAACGCAATCTCGCAGTACCGAGGTGTCCGACTCTTCCCACGCTAACGGCTTTGCTGGCACCGCATCGATTAGTAATTCAGTCAGCCCTTGATGTAAAAATCGCTTCTGTCGCTGCCGCTTGCGGACTTCGTTTCGGACTAGGTTTCGAGCGATGCCGCGCAACCATTTCCCGACATCTCGCTGCGTGTCGAAGGATTGTTGTTCTCGCCAAGCGACCAGGAAAACTTCTTGGGCTAAATCGTCGACCCAATCTACGTCGACTCCCAGCGCCCGCACGAACGAACGCAATTGCTGATGCTGATCAGCAACCAATTGCATGAATTCGGGGGAAACGGTAGGTCTGTGATTCGCCATACCAATACCTTGTCGCGGGACTGCAAAGTGTGACTCCGGATTTCTCGACTTTTCGAAATCAGGTCGAACTGGCCGTGTCTGCGGTGTTGGCGTGCACAACTGCAGACGCGTGTGGAACAGTTGATCACTGGGAGACGGCTTACTAGAGAATGGCCACTGGAAACGCACGGCAGAATACTGGTCGGCGCAGTTCAGTTGACCGACCCCAACGAGAGACGATGTGAAATGCGATCACAATGCTGTCGAGCATCGTCAGGAAACACGTTTCTCGCCAGACTCCTGGTGAGTGCTGATGTCAGCGTTGTGCGAACAGCGATGGCGAACAGCGATGGCGAACGTGGATGCTTAAGCCAGTCACACGCTCTGGTGCCAGCGGAGTCCGCTGGAGCGAAACAATCAATTACGAGACAGGTTTCCACAGACTCGAGCAGGGCCCTTGTCAATTTCGCCGTCGGCTTCAAGCCGTGAGCGGAGGTCCAAAAGTCAACCGTGGCATTTCCGGACGGGGGAATGCAGAACAAGTAATTAGCTCTCGATGATGGTCACGAGGCCATCGGTCGAAGCGTTACTCAGCCGCTTTCGCATTTTTGCGGCGTTGCATTTGCCTGATCTTTTTTGCTTCTTTGGCAGGCTGCTTCTTTGCTGGCTTCGCTTTAGTGGTCAGCTTTGTGTCCCACGGGATGTCGCGGTCGAAGAGTTCGCCGTACTTCTCGTAGTTGTTGTATGGCACTGCATGCTGTTTCCAGTGGCCAAGCTGAGAATCGTATTTCCGGCGCATTTTCTCGAGCATCGGTGCGGCTTCGGGGTTGCTTGCCAGATTGGTCATTTCCATCGGATCGCGTGTTAAATGGAATAGTTCTTCTGTTGGTTCCATTTCTGAATTTCCGAACCACCAATACGTGTATTTCAGGTCTTTTGTTATCACCGTTAACGAGCGAGTTGCCTCGGGGCCATACAGATTCATGAACGCCAACTCTTCGCGCACATCCGACTTCGGATCTTGCAACAGCGGCGACAAGCTGACGCCGTCCATGTTTTCGGGAACGGGCAGTCCGGCTAATTCCAGCATGGTTGGAGCGAAATCAATGTTTCCGGTCAGTGCGGCGCATCGCATCTGTTTTCCGGCGGTTGGGCTGCGAGGATCATAGATCATCATGGGCACGCGAGAGGATTCTTCCATCGGAAGCACTTTGGATCCGTATCCGTGGGCACCGCAAATGTAGCCGTTGTCGCTGGTGTAAATGATGACGGTATTGTCAGCGATGCCTTGTGATTTGACTTCGTCACGGATCATCCCGACGGCGACATCAATGGCATAAATTTGCTGATAGTACTTTGCCATTTCTCCGTCGTAATCGGTGTCATACTTCCATTCTGAAAAGCGAGGGTATTGCCGACCTTGTTTGCTTTGTGGCGAAAAGTGCTCGCCCGCTTGGCGTCCGAAGTTGGCGGGTTTGGTGAATTTTTTGCCAGCGTAGATCTCGTCAAATTGCGGATCCGGATTCGCTGGTTTATGGGGTGCCTTGAAGCTGATCGAAAGGCAAAGTGGCTTGTCCTGTTTGACGGCTTCGCGAATCGCGTCTTGGCCAAACGCACCATAGGAGAGCGTGCTGTGTGGGTATTTCTCGGCATACTTTGCCATCGACTTGTTCTGGGCAGTCGCATACGCGGTTTGCCCAGGCCCGCCGCCCCATAGATCAAAGTCGTCTTCGCAAAGCCCGCGACCTTCCACAACCAGCCCAAACTTGCCTGCAAATGCAGTCATGTATCCGGCTTCACGCATCAGCACCGGATATGACTTCTGCCACACTTCGGGTTTCATGTCGCCATGTGTGAAGTTGGTTCCGGTTTTGTATTCATACATTCCCGTGAACACGTTCGACCGGCTGGCCATGCAGATCGAAGTCGTGTTGTAGTGATGGTCGAAAACGATGCCGTCTCGAGCCAACTGGTCCATGTGTGGCGTCTTCACATCCGGATTGCCGTAGCAGCCAACTGAAAGCGTGTTTTGGTCGTCCGCCATCAAGTAGATGATGTTCGGGCGATCCGCTGCGTTGAGTGATACCGCGGACAGGTAGGTCGCCAGAGTAAATACTACTAATCGGGAGAGCATAATTTTCATGGGCGTGATTCAGATTGGTTGGTGAGCAGGTGGTTGGCGGGACGGACGTTTCGGGACATTGGCTCGGACTTGGGCTTGCCTGGGCGTTTCACTGGACGGTCGATGTGAGGTGGTTAACGAAAAACTGAACGGTGAGATCGACAATTTCCTCTCGAGTCGGCTCGATATCCGCATCCACTTTTCGCCAGTTGTGGCCAGCGTTCTTAACGATCTTGATCTCAACGGGGGCAGCGAGGGTGTCCGCCTTTTGTTTCATATAATACGCGTGCTTTACTGGGATGGTCGTGTCCTTGTCGCCCTGGATCATCAGCAACGGTGGGCTGTTTTTTGCCAGGTAGTTGATCGGGCTCATTTCACGGTAAAGAGCGATTTTATCGGCTGGATCGGAATCGGGTAAGAGAATTCGGGGGCCAAATCGATCACGGAAGTCGGCGCGATCATCGTGGTTAAACAGGTCCGTCTTTTCAAAATCACAGGGACCGTACCATGAGACGCCCGCCACCATTTGATACTCCGTGCCGGACAAGACGACATCGCCAGCAAGTGATTCCGGTGAAGTCAGCAGCAGCATCTGCGCGATCTGGCCGCCCGCGGAGTCACCCATTGTGAAGCACTGAGAGGGATTCAGGTTAAGAGAGTTTGCATTCTTTGCCAGATAGCGAACGGCGTCTTTGGAATCGATCACGCAATCTCGCATCGCAATAGGACCGTCCTTGCGATAAAGACGGTAGTCAACCGAGGCGACTGCAAATCCGTGGTCCAGTAGCTTCGAAAACACCGCTGCAAAGGAGCCATTGGCCGCACCCTGTTTGCTTCCCGCTGCCCAACCGCCGCCGTGGGTATAGATGATCACGGGATAGGGGCCAGCAGCATTGCTGGTGGGGTAGTAAAGATCCAACTGGAGTTCACGTCGGCCGACTCGCTTGTAGACGACATCCAGCTTTTGTTCGCCGTTGGTTGCTAGGTAGTTTTTGCGTTCACGTTGAAGTTCCTTGATCGTTAGCACGTCGTCTTTGTTCGTATCCAGTTTTTGGCGTCGGTTGAAGGCCCGGACGTTCTCTTGTTTCTCGAACGTACCGTTGCCATCCTTGTCCAACTTCCCCATCGCCTGCGTGGCACGCTTCAATGATTCGGTTTGGGGACTGGCTTTGGGGGAATCCGTGGACTGGGCGTTGCCTGTGACCGTGAATAGGCAAATGAAAGTAGCTATTAACCACATCTGACGTGAACGATTGATCATTGCGGTGGTCTTTTCGCGGCGTTTTCGGTGGGGAGGTGGTAACGAAGGTGCTTAGTCGACCAAGCCAACCTTGGATAAGTCGAGGGGGGTAATGCCAAGCTTCAACGCTGGCGAATCGGGATGGAATCGAAAGTCGCCGTTGGTGGGATCAACAAACAAGGGGTCAACCGCCAGGCTGTGTTGGTCGACTCCATCGGCTTGTTGTTTCGCTAGCATTGCTGGACCTAACGTAGGATCAGCTTTGCAGAAGTAGACATTGTAGTCTGTATCGGCGTCACTCGACTTGGCCAGGGTTCGGCCGCGGCGATCCTCGCTGACACGGCCTTTGCCAGCGGGCAGTTCGTCGATGAATGTGCACTCCGCCGATGAAGAATAGAATACGTTTCGCTGAATTGCCGCGTCGGTAAGCGGCCCTTCCCGTACCGCTAAATAATAGCCACGTGGCGGTGCGATGATGTCAGCGACAATGTTGTTTTCGCAGCGATTGTTCAGTTTCAGCATGATGCCTTGCGAGGTGCATTTGTAGATCAGGTTATCGGCAATCAGTGTGTCCATTTGGCCACCATCGGTGCGGATTGCGCACTGCATGATCATGGGCGCAACCAGGTGATGGACATAGTTACCGCGGATCTCGTTTCCGGCACCTGCGCCACGAATGTAGATCGCGTTCCCGTCGCCCAGCATTTCCATTGCGTGATGGATTTCGTTTGAGTCGATCGAGTTATTGCGGGTATGAAGATAGGGACGCACATCTTCCAGTGTTGGCTTTTTCGGCAACTTGGTAATTTCATGTCTGCGGATCGTGCGTCCCAGTTCACGCCCGTTCTTGACAAAAAAGTCGGTCATGCAGCCTGAGATGATGATCGACGTGTATGGCGTGTGGTGTACGAGATTGTTAGCGACGCGGTTATCGCCGCTCTGCCAGATCATGATGCCTGGTGAATGCGAATAAATGCGGCCGATATGGTGGATGTGGTTGTTGTAAACAACGTTGTTTTTGTTGACGTCTTTGGTCCCCGGGCCATAGCCGCATAGCAAGACGCCAGCGCCGCCCATGTGTTCGATCAGGTTGCCAGTGACTTTGTTTTTTTGCCCGTGGAAGTCGATGCGAATGGCGCCACTGCCGCTGTGGGCGAAATGACATTTGTCGATCGAACAGTCCTCTGTGCCGCGAAAGCGAATCAACGCGTTGGCTTTGTCGAGCATGTCCCAGTCGTGTTGGAGTCCGGCATCGTCAGCGTCCACGCGGTAGCGATCCCCGTGCATGAAAGTCAGTCCGCGAAAATGCAAGTTGCGCACTGGTCGATCGACTGGGCCTCGAACGTCGACCTCCCCTTCCACCCGGATGAATTCGATCAACTGGGGAGCGAGCACGGGGGATTTCCCACGCGGCCAGAGATAAAGTTTGCCTTGCAGTGTGTTGAGTGCCCATTCGCCAGGTTCGTCGAGTTCGTTGAGGGCGTTCTCGACCCAGCACGACTCGGTTTGCTTTAGAAAGTGGAGGGTGTTCATTGCGTAGGTCGCATCAATTGACGTATGAGCCAACTGCTTTTGTTCGTCTACGGATTCCAGTGGCAGGACATTCACGATCCAGGCGTGATGCGGGCGAACGACGATTTCGATGTCTTTCACATTGGGCCAGTTCTTCAGCTTGCCGGCGGGAAAATGAAGTCGGTTTCGACTTCCACCGGCTAGTGGAATGAAGCCTTTGGATCGAGCACGGGGCAACAGTCCTTCGGAGTCGTAAAGAGTCAGGAATTGATCCGAAACGTCTGCGACCCAGACATTCCCGGTTGCGGCATCGGGCAAGCCGGGGACGGCTTCAGTGACCTTTTGCCAGCCTTCGATCTCCTTACCGGAGCTGAAAATTGGTGTCTCGCCTGGATAGGCGGCGTACGTGATCGCGTTGGCTTCCGTTCCAGAGTCATCCATCCCGAACACCACCGTTTGGTCGATCCGGTAGGTTCCTCCTCGAACGAGGATGAGGGTGTCTTTCGACTTGGTGCCCTTTTGTTCTCGTATGGCATCTCGAGCGCGATCGATTGTCGCGAACGGACCGTCGTTTTGCGCTGCATTGGGTTCCGGTAGAGTTCCCGACCAATCATTTGAGCCATTCG
Proteins encoded in this window:
- a CDS encoding sulfatase family protein, which produces MLSRLVVFTLATYLSAVSLNAADRPNIIYLMADDQNTLSVGCYGNPDVKTPHMDQLARDGIVFDHHYNTTSICMASRSNVFTGMYEYKTGTNFTHGDMKPEVWQKSYPVLMREAGYMTAFAGKFGLVVEGRGLCEDDFDLWGGGPGQTAYATAQNKSMAKYAEKYPHSTLSYGAFGQDAIREAVKQDKPLCLSISFKAPHKPANPDPQFDEIYAGKKFTKPANFGRQAGEHFSPQSKQGRQYPRFSEWKYDTDYDGEMAKYYQQIYAIDVAVGMIRDEVKSQGIADNTVIIYTSDNGYICGAHGYGSKVLPMEESSRVPMMIYDPRSPTAGKQMRCAALTGNIDFAPTMLELAGLPVPENMDGVSLSPLLQDPKSDVREELAFMNLYGPEATRSLTVITKDLKYTYWWFGNSEMEPTEELFHLTRDPMEMTNLASNPEAAPMLEKMRRKYDSQLGHWKQHAVPYNNYEKYGELFDRDIPWDTKLTTKAKPAKKQPAKEAKKIRQMQRRKNAKAAE
- a CDS encoding alpha/beta hydrolase fold domain-containing protein, with amino-acid sequence MINRSRQMWLIATFICLFTVTGNAQSTDSPKASPQTESLKRATQAMGKLDKDGNGTFEKQENVRAFNRRQKLDTNKDDVLTIKELQRERKNYLATNGEQKLDVVYKRVGRRELQLDLYYPTSNAAGPYPVIIYTHGGGWAAGSKQGAANGSFAAVFSKLLDHGFAVASVDYRLYRKDGPIAMRDCVIDSKDAVRYLAKNANSLNLNPSQCFTMGDSAGGQIAQMLLLTSPESLAGDVVLSGTEYQMVAGVSWYGPCDFEKTDLFNHDDRADFRDRFGPRILLPDSDPADKIALYREMSPINYLAKNSPPLLMIQGDKDTTIPVKHAYYMKQKADTLAAPVEIKIVKNAGHNWRKVDADIEPTREEIVDLTVQFFVNHLTSTVQ
- a CDS encoding right-handed parallel beta-helix repeat-containing protein; its protein translation is MKTLTLVLLIAVSCVNPCLAESTTADFYVAPNGSNDWSGTLPEPNAAQNDGPFATIDRARDAIREQKGTKSKDTLILVRGGTYRIDQTVVFGMDDSGTEANAITYAAYPGETPIFSSGKEIEGWQKVTEAVPGLPDAATGNVWVADVSDQFLTLYDSEGLLPRARSKGFIPLAGGSRNRLHFPAGKLKNWPNVKDIEIVVRPHHAWIVNVLPLESVDEQKQLAHTSIDATYAMNTLHFLKQTESCWVENALNELDEPGEWALNTLQGKLYLWPRGKSPVLAPQLIEFIRVEGEVDVRGPVDRPVRNLHFRGLTFMHGDRYRVDADDAGLQHDWDMLDKANALIRFRGTEDCSIDKCHFAHSGSGAIRIDFHGQKNKVTGNLIEHMGGAGVLLCGYGPGTKDVNKNNVVYNNHIHHIGRIYSHSPGIMIWQSGDNRVANNLVHHTPYTSIIISGCMTDFFVKNGRELGRTIRRHEITKLPKKPTLEDVRPYLHTRNNSIDSNEIHHAMEMLGDGNAIYIRGAGAGNEIRGNYVHHLVAPMIMQCAIRTDGGQMDTLIADNLIYKCTSQGIMLKLNNRCENNIVADIIAPPRGYYLAVREGPLTDAAIQRNVFYSSSAECTFIDELPAGKGRVSEDRRGRTLAKSSDADTDYNVYFCKADPTLGPAMLAKQQADGVDQHSLAVDPLFVDPTNGDFRFHPDSPALKLGITPLDLSKVGLVD
- a CDS encoding sigma-70 family RNA polymerase sigma factor, with product MANHRPTVSPEFMQLVADQHQQLRSFVRALGVDVDWVDDLAQEVFLVAWREQQSFDTQRDVGKWLRGIARNLVRNEVRKRQRQKRFLHQGLTELLIDAVPAKPLAWEESDTSVLRDCVEQLAPKSRQLVSGRYRDGWKAPDLADHFGMTPAAVRQALGRIRQQLKQCVELRMVEG